DNA from Mycobacterium sp. SMC-8:
GCCGCCAACGCAGCGATAGCTGAAATGGTCTTCATGATCGGACGGTACCTCCCGATCTGACGTTCGACGACGAAAATAAAATCCTTTGACCGGGGCCGCTTTCTGGCGACCCTTACTCGGCGGCGTCGTCATCGTTGAAGAGTTAGAGAGTTGTGCCCGTGCGGGCGCCGCGCGGGGGCCGGCGCTTGTGGAGGTCCCCAGGTTCGTTTCGACGGGGGTTGGTTCCGAATTAGTCCCGGAGGTCTGAGGGTCTCGTCATCGGCTTCAGAGACCGGAGCCCTCGACTACCGCTACCTCCTGCGGTGGCCGATACCGACGGGCGCGCCGGGTGCCGGTAGTTAGGCTCTCAGGCGATGCCCAACAACCCCGTCGACCATCGGCTGGCCGCACTGCCGGATTCCGGCTACGTCTACCGCACCGCGTGGCGGGTCGCCACCGGCGACATCGGCGGTGACCTGACTCTGCGCCTGGACAGTGTGGCGCGCTACATCCAGGAGGTCGGGGCCGAGAACCTCGTGGATGCCGGGGAAGCCGAAGCTCATCCGCATTGGCTCGTGCAACGCACCGTCATCGACGTGATCGAACCGATCGAATTCCCCAACGAGGTGTCCTTCAGCAGGTGGTGCTCGGCGCTGTCGCTGCGCTGGTGCACGATGCGTGTCGACCTCGTCGGCAGCGACGGCGGCCGCATCGAAACCGAGGGCTTCTGGATCGCGATGAACGCGAAAACGCTGACCCCGCAACGCGCCACGGACTCACTGATCGAGAAGTTCTCCACCACCACCGAGGAGCATCGGCTCAAATGGCGGCCCTGGCTGCAGAATCCGGACGATGTCGACCAGCGGACACCGTTCGCCCTGCGACGCACCGACATCGACCTGTTCGAGCACGTCACCAACACCGCGTACTGGCACGCCATCCACGAGGTGATGGCCGTGGTGCCGGAAGTCTGCGCGCCGCCCTACCGCGCCGTGATCGAGTACCGCAAGCCGATCAAGTACGGCGAGGACGTCACGATCCGCTGGGCCTGTCGCGGCGACGCCACCGATCCGCAGGTCCACATCGCGATGACGGTCGGCGATGACGTGCGGGCGGCAGCCCTGTTGCGGCGGCTCTCGATAGGCTGACCGGGTGCCCGAACTCGTACTGACGCAGGTCGAAGACCACGTCGCGCTGATCACCATCAACGATCCTGACCGCCGTAACGCGGTGACCGCGGAGATCTCCGCGGCCCTGCGCGCCGCGGTCGCAAACGCCGAGGCCGATCCCGGCGTGCACGCGGTGATCGTGACCGGCGCGGGCAAGGCGTTCTGCGCCGGTGCCGACCTGACCGCCCTGGGCGAAGCGACCGAGGACAGGCTCAGGGTGATCTACGACGGATTCCTGGCCATCGCCGACTGCACGTTGCCGACGATCGCCGCGGTCAACGGCGCGGCCGTCGGTGCCGGACTGAATCTGGCGCTGGCCGCCGACGTCCGGATCGCCGGACCGGCCGCGCTGTTCGACCCGCGCTTCCAGAAGCTGGGCATCCATCCCGGTGGCGGCGCGACCTGGATGCTGAACCGCATCGTCGGGCCGCAGGCCGCCCGCGCCGCGCTGCTGTTCGGTATGCGGTTCGACGCCGACGCCGCGGTGCGCCACGGTCTGGCACTCGAGGTCGCCGACGACCCGGTGGCCGCGGCCCGGCAGCTGGCCGCCGGCCCGGCCGCCGCGCCGCGCGAGGTCGTTCTAGCCACCAAGGCCTCCATGCGCGCGACCGCCAATCCGGGCACGGTCGATGTCGATCAACACCGGCTCGCGGTCGACATCGAGATCGTGCCGCAGGCCCGTTCGATCGAGTCGCCTGAGTTCGCGGCCCGGCTGGCCGCGGCCAAGCGCAAGTAGCTCACAGGTCGAGCAGCGTCAGCTCCGGCGCCTCGATCAGCGAGCGCAGCCCGCCGAGGAACGCGGCGACCTGAGCACCGTCGGCGACGCGGTGGTCGAACGCGCAGGTGAGCCTCATCGTCGGCTGCGCCGCCACGGTTCCGTCGACCACCACCGGGCGCGGCTTCAGAGCGCCCACGCCGAGGATCGCCGCCTCGGGGTGATTGATCACCGGAATCCCGTCATCGAGACCGAGGGCCCCGAAGTTCGACACCGTGAACGTCGAGCCCTGCAGCTCAACGGGTTTCACGGTACCGTCGCGGGCAGCGGCGGCCAGGCGGGCGACCTCGTCGGCGAGCTGTCGGGTGGTCCGGCGCTGCGCGTCGGTCACCACCGGGACCAGGAGCCCCCGGGGCGCTGCGACACCGACGCCGAGGTGGACCGCGTCGTGGACATGGATGCGCGGACCGTCGGCGGTGTCCACCCAGGTCGAGTTCAGCGCCGGATGGCGACACAGCGTGACGACCAGCAGGCGCACAACGAGCGCGAACGGCGTCACCGAATCGGCGCCCGCGTCTCTGAATCGGTCCCGCAGCCGCAACAGCGCGGTCCCGTCAACCTCGACCGAGGCAGTCGCGTCCGGAATCTCCCGGCGCGACAACGCCATCCGTCGGGCCATCTCCAGCCGGACACCGGTGACCGCGGCGTCCGATGCCGGCGCGTCGGCCGCGGCCAGCACGTCGTCACGGGTGACGATGCCGTCCGGTCCCGCGCCGTCCAGCCGCGTCAGATCAACCTCCAGATCAGCGGCCAGTTTGCGCACCGGCGGTTTGGCCCTGGCCCGTCGCCGGCTGGCGTCCATGGTGTCGTCCGCACCGTAACCGACCAGCACCGGACGGCGTGCCGGCCGGTCCGTTCCCGCCACCTCACTGTCTGTGCTGATGCGCACCAGCACCGAACCGACCGGAAGCGTCTGGCCTTCCCTACCACCGAGTTCGACGATCCGGCCGGCGTATGGGCTGGGGATCTCGACCTGCGCCTTGTTGGTCTCGACGGTGCAGAGCGGCTGGTTGAGCTCGACCTCGTCGCCGACCGCGACGTTCCACTCGGTGACCGTGGCGTCTTCGAGGCCTTCGCCGAGGTCGGGGACCAAGAAATCCTGCACCGTGCTCATGGCCGGCTCATCGCGTTCTCGACGCAGTCGAGCAGTCGGTCCACCCCCGGCAGCCACAGCTTCTCCAGCCGCGCCGGTGGATACGGGGTGTCGAACCCGGTGGCGCGCAACACCGGCGCCTCCAACTCGTAGAAGCACTCCTCCTGGATCCGGGCGGCCAGCTCGGCGCCGAATCCCAGCGTGCGTGACCCCTCGTGCATCACCACGGCGCGACCTGTCTTGCGCACCGACGCCGCGACGGTGTCGAAGTCCAACGGATTCAACGACCGCAGGTCGACCACCTCGAGGCTGTGGGCGCAGATGTCGGCGGTGTTGAGTGCGGTCGCCACCAACGGTCCGTAGGTGATCACGGTGACATCGCCGCCGTGGCAGCGGATCTCGGCCCGGCCGATCGGCGGTGCGGGGTTGCCGGTGTCGACCGGTTCCTTGGCCCAGTAGCGGCGCTTGGGTTCCAGGAAGATCACCGGGTCCCGGGCGGCGATGGCGTAGCGCAGCAGCCAGTACGCGTCGGTCGGCGTGGACGGGACCACCACCTTCAGGCCCGCGGTGTGCAGCCAGTACGTCTCGGTCGATTCCGAATGGTGTTCCACCGCGCCGATGCCACCGAACGACGGGATCCGCACGGTCACCGGCATGTCAAGGTCACCGCGGGTCCGCATGCGGTACTTCGCCAGATGACTGACCATCTGGTCGAACGCCGGCGCGGCGAAACCGTCGAACTGGATTTCGGGGACCGGAACCAGGCCGCGGATCGCCATCCCGATCGCGACGCCGATGATCGCGGACTCGGCCAGCGGGGTGTCGAAACACCGCTGTTCGCCGAAGGTTCGGGCGAGCCCCTCGGTGACCCGGAAGACACCGCCCAGGGTCGCGACGTCCTCGCCGAAGACGTGGACGCGCTCGTCCACCCGCATCGCGTCGTGCAGTGCGCGATTGATCGCCTGCGCCATCGACATCGGGTTGCCCGAGGCTGCCGGCTCGGGCGTCCGGTCCGGCTCGGGGGCGTCGTCGTCGAAACCGAAGGGCCGCTCGATGAGTTGGGTCATCTCACGCCTCCTTCGCCAGTTCGTCCAACAGCTCGTCGCGCTGCCGGGACAGCTCCGGGGTGATGTCGTGGTAGACCGTGTCGAACACCTCGCCGACGTCGATATCGGGCTCGTGGATCACCGCGTCACGCAGCTCAGCGCGGAGCCGCTGCGCACGGTGTGCGACGCGGTCCTCCAGCCGCTGCGTCCATACCCCGCGGTGCTGCAGGTAGGTGCGGTACCGGGTGATGGGATCCCTTGCGCGCCAACGCTCCACCTCCTCGTCGGACCGGTACCGGGTCGGGTCGTCGGAGGTGGTGTGCGGGCCCATCCGGTAGGTCACCGCCTCGATGAATGTCGGACCGCCGCCGCCCCGCGCCCGGGCCGCGGCACGTTCGGTCACCGCGTAGCAGGCCAGCACGTCGTTGCCGTCGACCCGCACCCCGGGCATGCCGTATCCGATCGCCCGGTGCGCCAGTGTCGGACCGGCATGCTGGCGTTGCACCGGCACCGAGATGGCCCACTGGTTGTTCTGCACGAAGAACACGCACGGCGCACCGAACACCGCGGCCAGGTTGAGCGCCTCGTGCGCATCGCCCTCGGAGGTGGCGCCGTCACCCAGGAACGCGACCGTCACCGAATCCTCGCCCAGACGCTGGGCGGCCATCGCGGCACCGACCGCGTGCAGTCCGTGGGTGCCGATCGGTATCGATACCGGGGCCACGCACTTGTCCGTGAATCCCAGTCCGCCGTGCCACCGTCCCCGCCACAGCGCACCCAGCTGGGCCGGTGCGATCGACCGCACCAGGAACGCGCCCAGTTCGCGGTACTGGGGGAACAGCCAGTCGGTCTTGCGCAGGCACGCCGCGGCGCCGATCTGGGCGGCCTCCTGACCACGGCAGGACGCGAACAACGCCAGCTCGCCCTGGCGCTGCAGGTTGACGAACTCGGTGTCGAGCTCGCGGGTGACGACCATCGACTCGTAGAGCCAGGCCAGTGTCTCGGGTGGGAGGTCTCTGCGGTATCGGGATTCGGCGGTGGCTGCGCCGTCGGGCGCCACCAGTTGAATCGGCTCGCCGAGCTCAGCAAGCGCCGACAATCCAGCCATACCGCCTCCTAGGGTCACTGCGGCGGATCGCGCCGTCAGACGACTGAGGTGCTCAGGGCAGCGGCGGCAGAGCCGGACTCCTGGTGTGGAGCTGTCGGCCGGCACCGGGGTTGTGGCGCCGGGTCGACGATGCGCTGTGCTCGCCGTAGCACTGGGGCACCCCCATTATGCCGACGAACTGTGAACCAGACCACAAATGACGCGGCGCGCGTCGTCGTCAAAGGCACCCCCACGGGGGGATGGACGCCGGGCCGACGGGTTAGGCCGTCGCAGCTAGGGCGCCAGAGCCACGATGCGCTCGGCGCGCCGCAACACCGGCATGTCGACCATCTGACCCTCGAACTGGAAAACGCCTCGCTGGGTGCGCGCGGTGTCGAGGACACGGCGGGCCCACTCCACCTCGCCATCGGTGGGTGTGTAGCCGGCCCGGATCACCGCGACCTGAGACGGGTGGATGGCCACCTTGGCGTCGAACCCGACCGCGACGGCGTCGTCGACCTCGGCACGCAGGCCGTCGAGGTTCTTGATGTCGAGATACACCGAGTCCAACGCCAGCCGGCCGTACGCCTTGGCGGCCAGCAACGTCTGCGAACGCACGTGGCGGGCCACCTCGCGGTATGAGCCGTCGGGGTAGCGATTGGCCGTCCCGCCGAGCACGGCGAACAGATCCTCGGCACCCCACATCAGGGCGTACGCGTTGTCCACGCGCGCCAGGTCGACCACATTGAGCGCACCGAGCGGTGTTTCGATGAGCACCACGACCTGCCGGGGGGCGAGCGCGGCGACCTGCTCCGGTGACTTGGTCTTGGCGAGCATCACCGTCGTGTACGACGTGCCGGCCAGCGCCTCGAGGTCGAGTTCGTGGTCGGGGGTGCCGGCGGGGTTGACCCGCACCACGGTGCGCGCCGGATCCAACGGGGTGTCGACGAGCGCTTTGCGCGCGGCCTCGCGATCCTTGGCAGCCACACCGTCCTCCAGATCGAGGATCACGATATCGGCTGCTGCAGCGGCCTTCTCGAATCGCTCCGGCCTGTCAGCCGGGCAGAACAACCACGCGGGACCGACAGCCAGTGCCATCGTCACTCTCCTTCGGGGCGCTTGCGCACCATGGTCTTGCGCGACGCCGTGGCCACGATGTCGCCGTGCTGGTTGCGGCCGGTGTGGGCGAAGGTCACGATGCCCTCGCCCGGGCGGCTCTTGGACTCCCGCTTGTCGACGACCTCGGTCTCGGCGTACAGCGTGTCACCGTGGAACAGTGGCTTCGGGAATGCGACCTCACCGAAACCGAGATTGCCGACGATGGTGCCCTGCGTGAGCTGCGCGACGGACAGACCGACCAGCGTCGAGAGCGTGAACATCGAGTTGACCAGGCGCTGGTGGAACGGCGGCAACGCATCCGAGAACGCGGCGTCAAGGTGTAACGCCTGAGTGTTCATCGTCAGTGTGGTGAACAAGACGTTGTCGGCCTCGGTGATCGTGCGCCCCGGCCGGTGCTGGTAGAGTACGCCGGTCTCGAACTCCTCGAACCAGAGCCCGCGCTGGACGACGATCGTCTTCGGGGTCACATCGCTCATTACAGACCCAGCTCCCGCCCGATCAGCATCAGCTGCACCTCCGTTGTGCCCTCGCCGATTTCGAGGATCTTGCTGTCGCGGTAGTGTCGTGCCACGGGATACTCGTTCATGAACCCGTAGCCGCCGAAGATCTGCGTGGCGTCGCGGGCGTTGTCCATCGCCGCTTCACTCGAGACCAGCTTGGCCACCGCGGCGGCCTTCTTGAAGGGCTTGCCCGCGAGCATCAGCGCGGCGGCGTCGTAGTAAGCCGCGCGGGCGGCGTGCGCCCTGGCTTCCATCCTGGCGATCTTGAACGCGATCGCCTGATTGGTACCGATCGCCCGGCCGAAGGCGTGCCGCTCCTTGGCGTACTTCACGCTTTCGTCGACGCATCCTTGGGCGGCACCGACCGACAGCGCCGCGATCGCGATCCGACCCTCGTCGAGGATCCGCAGGAAGTTGGCATAGCCGCGGCCGCGTTCGCCGAGCAGGTTCTCCTCGGGCACACGCACGTCGTCGAAGCTGAGCGGGTGGGTGTCCGACGCGTTCCAACCGACCTTGTTGTAGGCCGGTTCGGCGGTGAACCCCGGTGTCGGCACCGGCACCAGAATCGACGAGATCTCCTTCTTGCCGCCGGTCTCCCCGGTGACCGCGGTGACCGTGACCAGCTTGGTGATGTCGGTTCCCGAATTGGTGATGAACTGTTTGGACCCGTTGATCACCCAGTGTCCGTCGTCGAGCCGGGCGGTCGTCTTCGTCGCCCCAGCGTCACTACCTCCGCCTGCTTCGGTCAAACCAAAAGCGCCCAAAGCCTTTCCGCTCGCCAGCAGCGGCAGCCACTCCTGCCTCTGGGCCTCCGTGCCGAACCGGTAGACCGGCATCGCACCCAGCGAGACGCCGGCCTCCAGGGTGATCGCCACGCTCTGGTCGACCTTACCCAGCTCTTCGAGCGCCAGGCACAGCGCGAAGTAGTCGCCGCCCATGCCGCCGTACTCCTCGGGGAACGGCAGGCCGAACAACCCCATCTCGGCCATCCCCGAGACCACCTCGTACGGGAACGAGTGCTCTTCGTCGTGCTTGGCCGCGACCGGCGCCACCACGCTCTGCGCGAAATCCCGCACGGTCTTGGCCAGCTGCTCGTAATGGTCGGGAAGTGTCCCGGTGGCCAGGTTATTGTTCATGCGCGATTCGCTCCGCTTCTCGCTGGACTGTCATGACTGCGGCTCCTCGGTTGCCGTTATCCGGGCCAGCACCTGGCCCACTTTCACCTGTTCGCCCGCACCGATCAGCAGGTCGACCACTCCGTCCACGGGGGCGGACAGCGCGTGCTCCATCTTCATCGCCTCGACAGTGACCACGACGGTCCCGGCGGTCACCGTGGCACCGTCCTCCACCCCGACGGCGACTACCGCGCCCGGCATCGGGCTGGTCAGTTCGGCGTCGCCGCTGTGGGCGTCGTCGGGCCGCACGGGGGCTTCCCGGACCTCCTCAACCAGTGTCACCCGTCCCGCACCGCCCAGCCACACCTGATGACCGGCTCCGGCGACGAGGTACTCCGTGCGCACCCCGTCGAGGGTGACGGCCAGCAGGTCGGCGGCCAGAGTCGCACTCAGCGTACGGCTTTCGCCGCCCTCGACGGTGGCCGTGGCCTCCTGGGGTGTGCCGGTCAGCCAGACGTGGTCGGTGCGTTCCCCCGCCCGCAGCCGGATCGGCGTCGGGGCATGCCCGGCGATCCGCCAGCCCGACGGCACCTCCCACGGACTCGCCGGCGCCCCCGGCCATGACCGCAGCCATCGATAGGCCGCCGCCGCGACGAGTTCCGCATCCGTCGCCGGCGCCGGCGCGAAATCCGGCAGCCGTCGATCCAGCAGCCCGGTGTCGAGATTTCCGGCGACCACGTCGGGATCGGCCAGCAGGAAGCGCAGGAACTCCACATTGGTGGTCAGTCCCAGGACCGCGGTATCGCCCAGCGCCCGATCGAGAGCGCGCAGAGCGCCGGGCCGGTCCCCGGCATGGGCGACCACCTTGGCCAGCATCGGGTCGTAGTCGCTGCCGACCACCGTGCCGCGCCTCAGTCCGGAATCCACCCGCACGCCGGGCGCGGCGGGTTCGCGCAGCGCGAGAACATCGCCCCCGGTGGGCAGGAAGTTGCGGTCCGGGTCCTCGGCGTACACACGGGCCTCGATGGCGTGGCCGTCGAGGCGGATGTCCTCCTGCGCCACCGGCAACTTCTCCCCCGCGGCGACACGGACCTGCAGTTCGACCAGATCCAGCCCGGTGACCATCTCGGTGACCGGGTGCTCGACCTGCAATCGGGTGTTCATCTCCATGAAGAAGAACTCATCGGGGCGGTCGGCGGACACGATGAACTCGACGGTGCCGGCACCGGTGTAGTCGACGCTGCGCGCGGTGTCGCAGGCGGCCGCGCCGATACGCGCACGGGTCTGGGCGTCCAGCAGCGGTGACGGGGCCTCTTCGATGACCTTCTGATGGCGACGCTGCAGACTGCACTCGCGCTCACCGAGGTGCACCACATTGCCGTGGGTGTCGGCGAGCACCTGGACCTCGATGTGGCGGGGATTGAGCACGAACCGTTCAAGAAACAGCGTGTCGTCACCGAACGCCGACGCTGCCTCGCGACGAGCACTGGCCAAGGCGGAACCTAGGTCCGCGGCTTCGTGCACCACGCGCATGCCCTTGCCTCCGCCTCCCGCGGAGGGCTTGATCAGCACCGCGAAGCCGACCTCGGCCGCACCGGCGATCAGGTCGTCGTCGGTGAGACCGGGACGGGAGATGCCCGGCACCACGGGAACCCCGAACGCCGACACCGCGGCCTTGGCCGAGATCTTGTCGCCCATGATCTGGATCGCCGACACCGGCGGGCCGATGAACGTGATCCCGGCGTGTTGCAGCGCCTCGGCGAATTGTGCGTTCTCCGACAGGAATCCGTACCCGGGATGCACTGCCTGGGCGCCGGTGCGCTCGACGGCCGACAGCAGTGCATCGATCGACAAGTAGCTCTGCCGCGCCGGCGCGGGCCCGATCCGCACTGCCACGTCAGCCTCGGCGACGTGCCGGGCGCCGGCGTCAGCGTCGCTGAACACCGCCACAGAGCGAATTCCCATGGCGCGCAACGTCCGGATCACCCGAACGGCGATCTCGCCCCGGTTGGCCACCAGGACGGTGTGAAACATCCCGTCGCTGCGCTCGCCCTGGATGTGAAACATCCCGTCGCTGCGCTCGCCCTGGATGTGAAACGTCGTGTGGTTCATATTCCTCACATCCTGAAGACGCCGTAGGACACCGGCTCCAGAGGCGCCTGGGCGGTCACCGAAAGCGCCAGTCCGACAATATCTCTGGTGTCGGCGGGGTCGATGACACCGTCGTCCCAGAGCCGGGCGGTGGAATAGTACGGGTTACCCTGGTCCTCATACTGAGCGCGGATGGGCGCCTTGAACGCCTCCTCCTCCTCTGGCGTCATGTCCCCGCGGACGGTGGCCAGCACCGAGGCGGCCTGCTCGCCACCCATCACCGAGATACGGGCGTTGGGCCACATCCACAAAAAGCGTGGTGAATACGCCCGCCCGCACATCGAGTAGTTGCCGGCGCCGTAGGAACCGCCGATCACCACGGTGAGCTTCGGGACCCGCGCGCACGCCACGGCGGTGACCATCTTGGCACCGTGCTTGGCGATGCCGCCCGCCTCGTAGTCGCGCCCCACCATGAACCCGGAGATGTTCTGCAGGAACAGCAACGGTACGACGCGCTTGTCGCACAGCTCGATGAAATGTGCACCCTTGACCGCCGATTCGCCGAACAACACCCCGTTGTTGGCGACGATGCCGACAGGGTGCCCGTGAATGCGGGCGAATCCGGTCACCAGCGTGGTGCCGTACTCGGCCTTGAATTCGGAAAATTCCCCACCGTCGACGATGCGGGTGATCACCTCGTGCACGTCGTAGGGAACCCGGGAGTCGACCGGGACCACGTCGTAGAGCTCGGTCTGATCGGCGACCGGATCGGCCGCCGGCGCCACCTGCCAGGGCGGCTCGGCCCGGGGCGCCAGCGTGCTCACGATGTTGCGGACGATCCGCAACGCGTCGCGATCGTCGTGCGCCAGGTGGTCGGTCACGCCGGACACCTTGGAGTGCAGGTCGCCGCCGCCGAGTTCCTCGGCGGTCACGACCTCGCCGGTGGCCGCCTTCACCAAGGGCGGACCACCGAGGAAGATGGTGCCCTGGTTGCGGACGATCACGGCCTCGTCGCTCATCGCCGGCACGTAGGCCCCACCCGCGGTGCACGAGCCGAGCACAGCGGCGATCTGCGCGATCCCTTTGGCACTCATGGTCGCCTGGTTGTAGAAGATGCGACCGAAGTGCTCGCGGTCCGGGAACACTTCGTCCTGGCGGGGCAGGAACGCGCCACCGGAGTCCACCAGGTAGATGCACGGCAGACGGTTCTGCAGCGCGATCTCCTGGGCGCGCAGGTGCTTCTTGACCGTGATCGGGTAGTACGTGCCGCCTTTGACGGTGGCGTCGTTGGCCACGATCATGCATTCGCGCCCGGAGACGCGGCCGATCCCGGCGATCATCCCCGCTCCCGGGCACTCGTCGTCATACATGCCGTCGGCGGCCAGCGCGGCCAGCTCCAGGAACGGGCTTCCCGGGTCGAGTAGACCGTCGACGCGATCGCGCGGCAGCAATTTCCCGCGGCTGACGTGGCGCTCGCGTGCGCGCTCAGGACCGCCGAGTGCCGCGGCAGCCAGCTTGCTCCGCAACTGATCGACCAGCGCGACGTGACTGTCGCGGTGAGATGTCCGCGCTGCCATCCGGGAACCACCTTTGAGTTAATGACGGCTAACCGGGTGGTATGTTAAGCACCATTAACTGATGATGTCCAGCACCGACGGGAGGTTCACGTCATGACCACCACGGACGCGACCTCGCCACGCAGCAGGGCCAAGTCCGACCGCCGCGGCCAACTCGTCGCCGCAGCCGAGCGTCTGATCGCCGAACACGGCTATCTTGCGGTGCGACTGGAGGACATCGGGGCGGCCGCCGGTGTCAGCGGTCCGGCGATCTACCGCCACTTCCCCAACAAGGAAGCGCTGCTGGTGGAGTTGCTGGTGGGCATCAGCACCCGCCTGCTGGCCGGCGGAGGCGAGGTGGTCGCGCAGGCCGCCGACGCCGATGCCGCACTGGAAAGGCTGATCGACTTCCATCTGGACTTCGCGTTGGGGGAACCCGACCTGATCCGCATCCAGGACCGCGACCTCGGCAACCTGCCCGCTGCGGCCAAACGCCAGGTTCGCCGCAAGCAGCGGCAGTACGTCGAGATCTGGGTGGAGGTGCTGCGGCGGCGCAACCCGGAACTCACCGAGGCGGACGCGCGACTGATGGCGCACGCGGCGTTCGGGCTGCTGAACTCGACGCCGCACGGCGTGAAACCCGGCCTCACGAAAACGGCCGAGGCCAGCTTCCGGACCGTCCTCAGAACGATGACGGTCGCGGCGCTGACCTCGGCCGGCCTACGCGCGTGAAGCGCTAATACCAGACTTTTCGACCACCGACCGGCCGCCCGACGGAACCGAGCACCCAGAACACGGCGCCGATCACCAGCAGGACCACACCGATGTAGGTGAGGATGGACATGCCAAACACGAGCCCCAGGATCAGCAGGATCGCACCGAGGACGATCATGATGTCACTCTTCCTTCCAGTTTTAATTCAG
Protein-coding regions in this window:
- a CDS encoding biotin carboxylase N-terminal domain-containing protein, producing MFHTVLVANRGEIAVRVIRTLRAMGIRSVAVFSDADAGARHVAEADVAVRIGPAPARQSYLSIDALLSAVERTGAQAVHPGYGFLSENAQFAEALQHAGITFIGPPVSAIQIMGDKISAKAAVSAFGVPVVPGISRPGLTDDDLIAGAAEVGFAVLIKPSAGGGGKGMRVVHEAADLGSALASARREAASAFGDDTLFLERFVLNPRHIEVQVLADTHGNVVHLGERECSLQRRHQKVIEEAPSPLLDAQTRARIGAAACDTARSVDYTGAGTVEFIVSADRPDEFFFMEMNTRLQVEHPVTEMVTGLDLVELQVRVAAGEKLPVAQEDIRLDGHAIEARVYAEDPDRNFLPTGGDVLALREPAAPGVRVDSGLRRGTVVGSDYDPMLAKVVAHAGDRPGALRALDRALGDTAVLGLTTNVEFLRFLLADPDVVAGNLDTGLLDRRLPDFAPAPATDAELVAAAAYRWLRSWPGAPASPWEVPSGWRIAGHAPTPIRLRAGERTDHVWLTGTPQEATATVEGGESRTLSATLAADLLAVTLDGVRTEYLVAGAGHQVWLGGAGRVTLVEEVREAPVRPDDAHSGDAELTSPMPGAVVAVGVEDGATVTAGTVVVTVEAMKMEHALSAPVDGVVDLLIGAGEQVKVGQVLARITATEEPQS
- a CDS encoding carboxyl transferase domain-containing protein, with protein sequence MAARTSHRDSHVALVDQLRSKLAAAALGGPERARERHVSRGKLLPRDRVDGLLDPGSPFLELAALAADGMYDDECPGAGMIAGIGRVSGRECMIVANDATVKGGTYYPITVKKHLRAQEIALQNRLPCIYLVDSGGAFLPRQDEVFPDREHFGRIFYNQATMSAKGIAQIAAVLGSCTAGGAYVPAMSDEAVIVRNQGTIFLGGPPLVKAATGEVVTAEELGGGDLHSKVSGVTDHLAHDDRDALRIVRNIVSTLAPRAEPPWQVAPAADPVADQTELYDVVPVDSRVPYDVHEVITRIVDGGEFSEFKAEYGTTLVTGFARIHGHPVGIVANNGVLFGESAVKGAHFIELCDKRVVPLLFLQNISGFMVGRDYEAGGIAKHGAKMVTAVACARVPKLTVVIGGSYGAGNYSMCGRAYSPRFLWMWPNARISVMGGEQAASVLATVRGDMTPEEEEAFKAPIRAQYEDQGNPYYSTARLWDDGVIDPADTRDIVGLALSVTAQAPLEPVSYGVFRM
- a CDS encoding TetR/AcrR family transcriptional regulator, with product MTTTDATSPRSRAKSDRRGQLVAAAERLIAEHGYLAVRLEDIGAAAGVSGPAIYRHFPNKEALLVELLVGISTRLLAGGGEVVAQAADADAALERLIDFHLDFALGEPDLIRIQDRDLGNLPAAAKRQVRRKQRQYVEIWVEVLRRRNPELTEADARLMAHAAFGLLNSTPHGVKPGLTKTAEASFRTVLRTMTVAALTSAGLRA